The following proteins are co-located in the Gossypium hirsutum isolate 1008001.06 chromosome A02, Gossypium_hirsutum_v2.1, whole genome shotgun sequence genome:
- the LOC107939589 gene encoding putative uncharacterized protein DDB_G0290521, which yields MEANICDINHLDADVLLPPRKRLLAGFKKQASNANDASDQPAVASSSSSPPSPSPSPSPSPSPSPSPSHSPSASSSDVNDHLKNLLMSSHLYNPNLSPEEILEASRAAATSAAKAAEAARAAAEEKAAIAAKAVAAAKNALDMVAKFSEDSINKERHLKKNKLKKHVPVQLLYKKHEPIESPRTDEELARKLHRAINSSPRISKNSPTSEWRGHKHKRPKIMPTLEKTKASNGGIVLGGSPSSTCNGGTIADEIDSGDSMEESVKAEAKGAKYDKSGQSELDNGEAESSHLKEKACDDVTPSKKRGRMKLKRLPLSICSFRDRVNPKEDMITKSSPLTEKNMDNSTAAVKTFYSLEPSDDGVISIEGMRKCQDFKAPACIKQNKVVQS from the coding sequence ATGGAGGCTAACATTTGTGACATCAATCACTTGGATGCGGATGTCCTCCTGCCTCCTCGGAAGCGTCTGCTTGCAGGATTTAAGAAACAGGCATCCAATGCCAATGATGCTTCAGATCAGCCTGCAGTGGCTTCTTCCTCTTCATCTCCTCCTTCACCTTCACCTTCACCTTCACCCTCACCCTCACCCTCACCCTCACCCTCACACTCGCCTTCTGCTTCTTCAAGTGATGTTAATGACCATCTAAAAAATTTATTGATGAGTTCCCATTTATATAACCCAAATCTTTCTCCTGAGGAGATTTTGGAGGCCTCAAGAGCAGCAGCTACCTCTGCTGCTAAAGCTGCTGAGGCTGCCAGAGCTGCTGCAGAGGAGAAGGCAGCAATTGCAGCTAAAGCTGTTGCTGCAGCTAAGAATGCATTGGACATGGTAGCAAAATTTTCTGAAGACTCGATTAATAAGGAAAGACACCTAAAAAAGAATAAGCTCAAGAAACATGTCCCTGTTCAACTCTTGTACAAGAAACACGAACCAATTGAGAGTCCTAGGACAGATGAAGAGTTAGCCCGGAAGTTGCACCGAGCAATCAACAGTTCCCCAAGAATCTCAAAGAATTCACCAACTTCTGAATGGAGAGGTCATAAACATAAAAGGCCTAAGATCATGCCAACTCTTGAGAAAACAAAAGCTTCCAATGGGGGTATTGTATTGGGAGGAAGCCCATCTTCTACATGCAATGGAGGTACTATAGCAGATGAAATTGATTCTGGGGACTCAATGGAAGAATCAGTTAAAGCAGAGGCAAAGGGTGCTAAATATGATAAATCTGGGCAATCAGAGTTGGATAATGGTGAAGCAGAATCAAGCCATTTGAAGGAAAAAGCTTGTGACGATGTAACTCCTAGTAAAAAGAGGGGAAGAATGAAGTTAAAGAGGCTGCCCTTAAGCATTTGTTCCTTTAGGGATCGAGTGAATCCCAAGGAAGATATGATTACTAAGAGCTCTCCATTGACTGAAAAGAACATGGATAATTCTACCGCTGCTGTTAAGACCTTTTATTCTTTGGAGCCCTCTGATGATGGTGTTATTTCAATCGAAGGTATGCGGAAATGCCAGGATTTCAAGGCCCCTGCATGTATCAAACAAAACAAAGTCGTGCAATCATAA
- the LOC107939587 gene encoding SRSF protein kinase 1, translated as MSCSSSSGSEEDDEGIDSYRKGGYHAVRIGDPFAAGRYIAQRKLGWGQFSTVWLAYDTQSSKYVALKIQKSAQQFAQAALHEIDVLSSIADGDPSNSKCVVRLIDHFKHSGPNGQHLCMVLEFLGDSLLQLIRFNRYKGLELNKVREICKCILIALDYLHREVGIIHTDLKPENILVFSTIDPAKDPVRSGLTPILERPEGGTLNGGSTMNIIEKKLKRRARRAVANIGVRRDSMGVEAPKSARCLDGIDMRCKVVDFGNACWADKRFAEEIQTRQYRAPEVILLSGYTFSVDMWSFACIAFELATGDMMFAPKTGQGFSEDEDHLALMMELLGKMPRKIAVGGARSKDFFDRHGDLKRIRRLKFLPLDRLLVTKYKFSETDAREFLEFLSPLLDFSPEKRPTAQQCLQHPWLNLRSSDGQSNTGMSKLKI; from the exons ATGTCTTGTTCTTCATCATCGGGTTCGGAGGAAGATGACGAGGGAATCGACTCTTACAGGAAAGGAGGATATCATGCCGTCCGGATCGGCGATCCATTCGCCGCTGGTCGTTACATCGCTCAGAGGAAGCTGGGTTGGGGTCAGTTTTCCACTGTTTGGCTCGCTTACGATACCCAATCCTCT AAATATGTTGCTCTAAAGATCCAGAAAAGCGCACAACAATTTGCACAAGCTGCACTTCATGAAATTGATGTCCTTTCATCTATTGCTGACGGAGACCCCTCAAACTCGAAGTGTGTGGTGCGCCTGATTGACCACTTTAAGCACAGTGGTCCAAATGGCCAACATCTATGCATGGTCCTCGAATTCCTCGGtgatagcctacttcaattaatcAGGTTTAACCGTTACAAAGGGCTTGAATTGAATAAAGTTAGGGAGATCTGCAAATGCATTTTGATAGCCCTGGATTACTTGCATAGGGAGGTTGGTATAATCCACACGGATTTAAAGCCTGAAAATATTCTTGTCTTTTCCACTATTGATCCAGCCAAGGATCCAGTTAGATCTGGTCTTACTCCAATTCTTGAAAGGCCTGAGGGGGGCACCCTAAATGGTGGATCTACCATGAACATCATTGAGAAAAAATTGAAACGGAGGGCCAGAAGAGCAGTTGCTAATATAGGTGTTAGAAGAGATTCAATGGGAGTAGAAGCTCCAAAATCTGCAAGATGTCTTGATGGGATTGATATGAGGTGCAAGGTTGTGGACTTTGGAAACGCATGTTGGGCTGACAAACGATTTGCAGAAGAAATTCAAACAAGGCAGTATAGAGCTCCTGAGGTCATACTTCTATCTGGGTATACCTTTTCCGTTGATATGTGGTCATTTGCTTGCATAGCCTTTGAGCTCGCTACTGGTGACATGATGTTTGCTCCCAAAACGGGACAAGGCTTCAGCGAAGACGAG GATCACCTTGCTCTCATGATGGAACTTCTTGGAAAGATGCCTCGGAAG ATTGCTGTTGGAGGAGCTCGATCAAAGGATTTTTTTGACAGGCATGGGGATCTGAAGAGGATTCGGAGACTGAAGTTCCTGCCACTGGATCGATTGTTGGTGACTAAATATAAATTCTCCGAGACTGATGCACGTGAGTTTTTGGAGTTTCTTTCTcctcttcttgatttttccccaGAGAAGCGACCAACTGCCCAGCAGTGTCTGCAACACCCATGGCTGAACCTGAGGAGCTCAGATGGTCAATCTAACACTGGAATGAGCAAACTTAAGATTTAA
- the LOC107939588 gene encoding amino acid transporter AVT3C, with protein sequence MGFDKEASSSSHVLQVPPLPREDTPLLGQPRRLSSQSKTFANVFIAIVGAGVLGLPYTFKKTGWLMGSLMLFSVALLAYHCMMLLVFTRRKLESIHGFSKINSFGDLGFEVCGPLGRFAVDIMIVLAQAGFCISYLIFIANTLAYVFNADNQASILGLSSKTVYLWACFPFQLGLNSIATLTHLAPLSIFADVVDLAAVGVVMVEDVLVFLKNRPELKAFGGFSVFFYGLGVAVYSFEGIGMILPLELEAKYKDKFGKVLALCMAFISLLYGAFGILGYMAFGEETKDIITTNLGAGLISTLVQLGLCVNLFITFPLMMNPVYEVVERRLCDSRYCLWLRWVVVLGVSLVALLVPNFADFLSLVGSSVCCALGFVLPAAFHLMVFKKELGWDGLILDAIIVVLGVIMGVSGTWSSLLEIFASKA encoded by the coding sequence ATGGGGTTTGATAAGGAAGCAAGCTCATCCTCGCATGTGCTGCAAGTGCCACCTCTCCCAAGAGAAGATACCCCCTTGTTGGGCCAACCACGTCGCCTGTCTTCCCAGTCAAAGACCTTTGCAAACGTCTTTATAGCTATAGTTGGAGCAGGCGTCCTCGGCCTTCCTTACACCTTCAAGAAAACTGGCTGGCTTATGGGCTCCCTCATGCTCTTCTCTGTTGCTCTCCTAGCCTATCACTGCATGATGCTTTTGGTTTTTACTCGCCGCAAGCTGGAGTCTATCCATGGCTTCTCCAAGATCAACTCCTTCGGTGATCTTGGCTTCGAGGTTTGTGGCCCCCTTGGTCGCTTTGCGGTAGATATAATGATAGTTCTTGCCCAAGCTGGTTTCTGCATTAGTTACCTCATTTTTATTGCCAACACTTTAGCCTATGTCTTTAATGCTGACAATCAGGCAAGTATTCTTGGGCTCAGTTCCAAGACTGTGTATCTGTGGGCTTGTTTTCCATTCCAGTTAGGTTTGAATTCAATTGCAACGTTGACTCATTTGGCTCCTTTGAGTATCTTTGCGGATGTGGTAGATCTTGCAGCTGTGGGAGTGGTGATGGTAGAGGATGTATTGGTTTTCTTGAAGAATAGACCCGAGTTGAAGGCTTTCGGTGGTTTCTCTGTATTTTTTTATGGCCTGGGGGTGGCTGTTTATTCTTTTGAAGGAATAGGGATGATACTGCCATTGGAATTAGAGGCTAAATACAAAGATAAGTTTGGGAAAGTATTGGCCTTATGCATGGCATTCATTTCTCTGCTGTATGGAGCATTTGGGATATTGGGATACATGGCTTTTGGTGAAGAAACCAAAGATATAATCACTACCAACCTGGGAGCAGGGTTAATAAGCACTCTGGTGCAACTGGGTCTATGTGTGAACCTGTTTATAACATTCCCGTTGATGATGAACCCAGTTTACGAGGTGGTGGAGAGGCGGTTGTGTGATTCTAGATACTGCTTATGGCTAAGGTGGGTAGTTGTTTTGGGGGTAAGTTTAGTGGCACTGCTGGTCCCAAATTTTGCAGATTTCTTGTCTCTAGTGGGCAGTAGTGTCTGCTGTGCTCTGGGGTTTGTGTTGCCTGCTGCTTTTCATTTGATGGTATTCAAGAAGGAATTAGGGTGGGATGGATTGATTTTGGATGCCATCATTGTGGTTCTGGGTGTGATTATGGGAGTCTCAGGAACCTGGTCTTCGCTCTTGGAGATATTTGCGTCCAAGGCCTAA
- the LOC107939590 gene encoding probable protein phosphatase 2C 47 translates to MAPATDVSPHATKLEDGSFKSGFNSMEDENEDTLGNMTQASAAKPPRSLSAMRHCSSSAWLIEHESVMGAAGLKSPPSREDSCFLPVFRSGSCSEKGPKQYMEDEFICIDDLFQHLGPAASCPCLGAFYGVFDGHGGLDAASFTRKNILNFIVEDANFATGTKKAVKRAYVKADHALADAKSLDRSSGTTALTALILERTMIIANAGDSRAVLGKRGRAIELSKDHKPNCTSERLRIEELGGVIYDGYLNGQLSVARALGDWHIKGAKGSKSPLSCEPELEEILLTEEDEFLIMGCDGLWDVMSSQCAVTMVRKELMQHNDPEKCSRALVKEALQRNTCDNLTVVVVCFSPDPPPKIEIPRSYKRRSISAEGLDLLKGVLNNE, encoded by the exons ATGGCTCCAGCGACAGATGTATCTCCACATGCAACAAAACTAGAAGATGGAAGCTTCAAAAGTGGTTTCAATTCAATGGAGGATGAAAATGAAGACACATTGGGGAATATGACCCAAGCCAGCGCTGCCAAACCTCCAAGAAGCCTCTCTGCTATGCGCCATTGCTCAAGCTCTGCGTGGCTAATCGAACAT GAATCAGTTATGGGTGCTGCGGGCTTGAAGTCACCACCATCACGTGAAGATTCTTGCTTTCTACCTGTATTCCGTTCAGGAAGCTGTTCTGAGAAAGGACCAAAACAATATATGGAAGATGAGTTTATatgtattgatgatctgtttcaGCATCTTGGCCCGGCTGCAAGCTGTCCTTGCCTAGGAGCATTCTATGGG GTATTTGATGGGCATGGTGGTCTAGATGCAGCATCCTTCACCAGAAAGAACATTCTCAACTTCATTGTTGAAGACGCTAATTTTGCAACTGGAACAAAAAAGGCAGTTAAGCGTGCTTACGTGAAAGCTGATCATGCACTTGCAGATGCTAAATCTCTTGATAGGTCCTCTGGCACCACTGCTTTGACTGCTCTCATTTTGGAAAG AACCATGATCATTGCTAATGCTGGGGACTCTCGAGCTGTATTGGGTAAACGAGGAAGAGCAATCGAGTTGTCTAAAGACCACAAACCCAACTGTACATCTGAAAGATTAAGAATCGAGGAACTAGGTGGTGTGATATATGATGGCTACCTGAATGGCCAGCTTTCTGTAGCACGTGCTCTTGGAGACTGGCATATTAAGGGCGCTAAAGGTTCGAAGAGTCCCTTAAGCTGTGAGCCAGAGTTGGAAGAAATTTTGCTGACAGAAGAAGATGAGTTTCTGATAATGGGGTGTGATGGGCTTTGGGATGTGATGAGTAGCCAATGTGCTGTGACAATGGTGAGGAAGGAGTTGATGCAGCATAATGATCCTGAGAAGTGCTCAAGAGCACTTGTGAAGGAAGCATTACAACGCAACACATGTGATAATCTAACTGTTGTTGTAGTCTGCTTCTCGCCAGACCCACCTCCGAAGATTGAAATTCCGAGATCGTATAAAAGGAGGAGCATATCAGCAGAAGGGCTGGATCTCCTCAAGGGTGTTTTGAACAACGAATGA